The genomic region CCGTTGTGTCTTAATATGCCATCACTACCTAATGTTCCACCTTTTGGGGTATTGGCCAATAGTTTTTCGTTTATTCTTTCAGTCATTCCTATTTTAGAGATATTTTTAAAATTTCTATTTATCACCGCTGCTTTATTTTTTTAATTTTACATTTGTAAAATTTAACGAATTCTTACTTTTTTCAAATTTAACTTTTTGCTTCTTTTGTTTTTTAGGGTTTCTATTATGTGGTTTATCTGGTATAAATTTTTCGGGTCACAAAGCCCAAAAAATCACACCGATAGTAGAAATCCACGAAAAGATGCAAAAATAAACTAAATACCCATTTGATTTGTAAATTGTGAATTTAACGAGAAAGTAAAAAACAATAACAATAGGAATAAACAATAATATACCTATTTTTAAAATTTTTATATTTTTAGATTTATTATAGATTATATAACAATGGCGAATAAACTTAAAACAAAAATATACTACAAGCAAACCCAAAAAATATAAGATAATCCAAGCAACTAATGGGTGATGATTGGCTAAATATACGATTAAATCTACGATTTTATATTGAAATTCTCGCCAGAAAGCATTAAAAAAATCATTCATTACCACTACCGCCGACAGTATTGTCTTTTATCGTATTGCGAAATTCATAATTTGCTCCTTGAAAAATTGTATGCCTAAAAATATTTCCACTATTTTCTATCATATTATTTAATATTTTATCTTCCCTATTTATTTATTTTGTATTTAAGAAATCTCTCCATTGTTTTGATATTGCCCCAATTGAATGCTTTACTTCTCGCAAAGTCTGAGAAATTTGATGAGTATTTGGTATCATCGTCTCTATTTTTATTTATATCTCTATGATCTTCTATATCCATCGATCTTTGGTTTTTATGAGTTATGGTTTTTACTAGATCTTTCATATCGGTGTATGTTTTTGAAATTTATATAACTAGCACCGGTTTGCAAGCTCGTATAACCTTTTATTTTTCGTCATTATATCCTCTTTCATTTTTTGTATGTAAGACTGCTCGGTATAGTCTTTCTCAAAGCTTTCTTGAAAGCCTTTAAGAAAATTCTTTACAAAGGCTCTACTATGAAGTTCTTCATCTTTACTGTTAAGCTTACTGAAGCTTAATGGCAGTAACTGGATATTCCTTGGGGTATTTTAAAGGTAACCTAAAATAAAAGCTAGAAGCAAGAATTTAAAACAAATTTATTTTTATGGTATTAAAATGGTAATGGCTTTATAATCGTTGGAATTTTTAAGAGACTGTCCCACTTTAGTAACTAAGTGTTCCACTCTTAAAGGAAATTTTAAAGAAAGGGAAAGAACAAAAGCACCACTGCTAGTGTCTAAAATAGGATGTTTTGGTGTCACGGGGGAGACTTGAACTCCCGACCTCCGGCTTATGAGGGTTTAAAAATAAACCTTGTGTAAGCACCAAAAAGACGACACACAGCCAGTTTCACACTAAGTATCTGCTACATTTTGCTACAAAGTTATATTGCATAGGTAACAAAGATGCAATATCTAGTCAAACGAAATGGCATATACTACTTTAGAGTAGCTATCCCACTATATCTGAGGCCTTATTTTGGTAATAAAACCGAATATATAACCTCCTTCCTCACAAAACGCTTTGATACAGCAAAAAATCGTGCTAAGATCTACTCTATAATTTTTAACGCGATCAAAAAGGCATGGAAGATGAATTTGAGCAGCGAACTTATAGAGCACTTGGTGCTTATGCTTTTAAAAGCCAAGGAGGCCAAAAGTATCAAAGAGCATGATATACTTGGCAGATATATAAATTTAGATGGACTACTATCACTAAATTTGTTTTTAAAACAGAGTTTAAAAGAAGATAGCTTGCCCAGTGTAATATCAAAAGAGGTTGATGATATCTGCAAAAAGCTATCTTGCACTGACTCTCACACCAAAAAGCTTCTTGGCAAAAGAGTGCTTGAAGCAACGATAGATAACATAAATCACATATCATATAAGATGTGCAAAAACCAAAAGCTACTAAATGATAAGCAACAGACATTTGTACCACTTGGTAAAAAGCAAAAGAGTGCAAATTTAGATGAAAGCACCAAAGAGAAGATAGTAAAGAGCATCAATGAAGCTAATATCAATAGCTATCAAGATGATATAGAGACTTTAAAGAAGCAGAATTTGGTGCTGCCTTTTACTAAAAAGTCCTTAAAGCACTCTATTTGCGAGCTAACAGAAGCTATAAATGAGCTAGCTAAACAAAAGGGTGCATTAACAAACAATGATATATTGAGGCTATTTGGCTGTGAGCTAATACCAGATGGAGATAACGAGCTAAGCAGTGATCTAAAATTTGGGTATGGAAATTTAAATGATCCTACTTTTGGTGGTCAGATAAAGCTATACAAGGCAGATAAATATGAAGATAAGGGCATAGTTTTAAGTGACATTGAGGCTAAAGACCTTACGATAGATGATACAAGTGATGTTAGTGGCATGACTTTCAATGAGGCTATAAATTTCTTTCAAAAGCTCTTCTCAAATAGAGCTAGAAGCTTTAAATCACAGCTAGTCTCATCTACTAAAAGCGAGAGCAAAGCTGACATGGTCACGCTAAAGAGTGCATTTGAAAACTATGTATCAAACACTAGTATTTCAAACAACTGGAGTGATAGCACATTTGGTCTTGTTAGACATGTAGGACGGCTAATGTTTATGAAATTTGGTGATGGGCTAGATATTAAAAAGATAAAAAGAGATGACTTGCTAAATTTTAGGAATGTCTTACTACAACTACCAACCAAGCTCTCTCAAAATAGTCTCTATAAAGATAAAAGCTTAGATGAGATCATAGCTTTAGCAAAGGATAGACCAAAAATTTCTAAATCAACCATTAAGAAGTATATCGTTAGAGTTAGTGAGTTTTTTAAATACTGCTACGATAGCGACTATATAGATAAGAACCCAGCTATAGATCTGCAAATAAGTATAAACCAAGATGATGTTACAAATAAAAATCCTTATGAAGATAGTGACATAAACGCACTTTTGGGTATTGTTAGTAAGATTAAATCAAGTGGTGATACTAAAAGTCAAAGAATCAGCAAAGATGAGCTATTTTTCGTTACCCATATAGCAGCTTATTCTGGCATGAGACTAAATGAGATAATCCAGTTAAACACAGATGACATAGTTGAAAAATATAACATAGTATGCTTTAGTTTAAATACAAAAATAGATGTAAAAACAGGCAAGAGTAAGACTTTAAAGACCAGAAACTCTGTAAGGATAGTTCCTATCCACTCTAAGTTAAGTAGCATTGGGCTATTTGAATTTATAGAGAGTAAAAAGAAGCTAGCTAGGAAATGTGGCAAAGCAGTTAGGCTATTTAGCTGTGACAATAAAGACTTTTCTGAGTATTTTAGAAAGAAGATCAATACTAAAGTTATAAAAGATGATGATAAGACAAGGACATTTCACTCATTTAGACACACTTTCATAAACAAGCTCATTCAAAGCGGTCAAAGGGTTGAACATATAGCTGCTCTTGTAGGACATGAACAACAATACAAGATCACCATGAACACTTATGGAGAGCCAGTAACTCCAAAAATTCTAAAGGATCTAGTTGAAGAGGTAAATTTTTATCAAGGAGGGGAAGGGTGAGCGTAGTAAACTATTTAGAATGATGGGATTGTTAACATAAATAGTAAAGGTTGATTTATAATTTAAGGTTATTTAAGATTCTGAAATTATGCTTAATTTTATGACTTTTTAATATTTTGCTATATGTTATTTTATTTATCTTAAACGGATCAATAAACAACGAAAAGCATAACCTGAACCAGCTTGCATATATATTCTATATATGGTATTTGCTATCAAAAAGCCATCTTGTATTTCATCTGGGCGAGGATACTTTTTGTCCGACAAGTCAGACAAAAATA from Campylobacter concisus harbors:
- a CDS encoding site-specific integrase; the protein is MQYLVKRNGIYYFRVAIPLYLRPYFGNKTEYITSFLTKRFDTAKNRAKIYSIIFNAIKKAWKMNLSSELIEHLVLMLLKAKEAKSIKEHDILGRYINLDGLLSLNLFLKQSLKEDSLPSVISKEVDDICKKLSCTDSHTKKLLGKRVLEATIDNINHISYKMCKNQKLLNDKQQTFVPLGKKQKSANLDESTKEKIVKSINEANINSYQDDIETLKKQNLVLPFTKKSLKHSICELTEAINELAKQKGALTNNDILRLFGCELIPDGDNELSSDLKFGYGNLNDPTFGGQIKLYKADKYEDKGIVLSDIEAKDLTIDDTSDVSGMTFNEAINFFQKLFSNRARSFKSQLVSSTKSESKADMVTLKSAFENYVSNTSISNNWSDSTFGLVRHVGRLMFMKFGDGLDIKKIKRDDLLNFRNVLLQLPTKLSQNSLYKDKSLDEIIALAKDRPKISKSTIKKYIVRVSEFFKYCYDSDYIDKNPAIDLQISINQDDVTNKNPYEDSDINALLGIVSKIKSSGDTKSQRISKDELFFVTHIAAYSGMRLNEIIQLNTDDIVEKYNIVCFSLNTKIDVKTGKSKTLKTRNSVRIVPIHSKLSSIGLFEFIESKKKLARKCGKAVRLFSCDNKDFSEYFRKKINTKVIKDDDKTRTFHSFRHTFINKLIQSGQRVEHIAALVGHEQQYKITMNTYGEPVTPKILKDLVEEVNFYQGGEG